One genomic window of Micropterus dolomieu isolate WLL.071019.BEF.003 ecotype Adirondacks linkage group LG06, ASM2129224v1, whole genome shotgun sequence includes the following:
- the rps8a gene encoding 40S ribosomal protein S8: protein MGISRDNWHKRRKTGGKRKPYHKKRKYELGRPPANTKIGPRRIHTVRVRGGNKKYRALRLDVGNFSWGSECCTRKTRIIDVVYNASNNELVRTKTLVKNCIVLVDSLPYRQWYEAHFATPLGRKKGAKLTPEEEEVLNKKRSKRTQKKYDERKKTAKISPLLEEQFQQGKLLACIASRPGQCGRADGYILEGKELEFYLRKIKAKKGK from the exons GTATCTCAAGGGACAACTGGCATAAACGCCGCAAGACCGGCGGTAAACGCAAGCCCTACCACAAGAAAAGGAAGTATGAGCTCGGTCGCCCTCCTGCAAACACAAAG ATTGGACCTCGTCGCATCCATACAGTTAGGGTGCGTGGTGGGAACAAGAAGTACCGTGCTCTAAGGCTGGATGTTGGTAACTTCTCATGGGGCTCTGAGT GCTGCACACGGAAGACCAGGATCATTGATGTGGTCTACAATGCCTCCAACAACGAGCTGGTCAGAACCAAGACTCTGGTGAAGAACTGCATcgtgcttgtcgacagccttcCCTACAGGCAGTGGTATGAGGCTCACTTCGCCACTCCTCTGGGACGCAAGAAGGGAGCCAAGCTG ACtcctgaggaggaagaggttCTGAACAAGAAGAGGTCAAAGAGGACCCAAAAGAAGTACGATGAGCGTAAAAAAACTGCCAAGATCAGTCCCCTCTTGGAGGAACAGTTCCAGCAGGGAAAACTGCTGG CTTGCATCGCCTCCAGACCTGGCCAGTGCGGCAGGGCAGACGGCTACATCCTGGAAGGCAAAGAGCTCGAGTTCTACCTGAGAAAGATCAAGGCCAAGAAAGGCAAATAG
- the acadm gene encoding medium-chain specific acyl-CoA dehydrogenase, mitochondrial, giving the protein MLFNKLLKASVRSGIRLQSSSAAASVAASHSSHSASLGYSFELTDQQKEFQQLARKFAREEIVPAAPEYDRSGEYPVPIIRKAWELGLMNGHIPQEYGGMGLSIFDNCLITEELAYGCTGVQTAIEANSLGQMPVILAGSDTQKKKYLGRLTEEPLMCAYCVTEPGAGSDVAGIKTRAVKMGDEYVVNGQKMWITNGGKANWYFLLARTNSDPKCPAGKAFTGFIVDTDTPGIQIGRKEMNMGQRCSDTRGITFEDVRIPKENVLIAEGSGFKIAMGAFDNTRPPVAAGATGLAQRALEEATNYALERKTFGKVIAEHQAVSFLLAEMAMKVELARMAYQRAAWEVDQGRKNTYYASIAKAFAGDIANQVASDAVQVFGGNGFNSEYPVEKLMRDAKIYQIYEGTAQIQRLIIAREHLGRYKK; this is encoded by the exons ATGCTGTTCAACAAG TTGCTCAAAGCCAGTGTGCGGTCTGGGATCCGCCTGCAGAGCTCCAGTGCTGCTGCAAGCGTTGCAGCCTCTCACAGCAGCCACTCTGCATCCCTCGGCTACTCGTTTG AGCTGACGGATCAGCAAAAGGAGTTCCAACAGCTGGCGAGGAAGTTTGCACGTGAAGAGATCGTCCCTGCTGCACCTGAATATGACAGGAGCGGTGAA TATCCTGTCCCCATCATCAGGAAAGCGTGGGAGCTTGGTCTGATGAACGGTCACATTCCACAGGAATATG GTGGAATGGGCTTGTCGATCTTTGACAACTGCCTCATCACAGAAGAGTTGGCTTATGGCTGCACAGGTGTACAGACTGCTATTGAAGCAAACTCTCTGGGA CAAATGCCTGTTATTTTAGCTGGCAGTgacacacagaagaaaaaataCCTGGGAAGGTTGACTGAGGAGCCTCTTATGTGT GCGTACTGTGTCACAGAGCCCGGGGCCGGTTCTGATGTGGCCGGCATCAAGACCCGAGCTGTGAAGATGGGTGATGAGTATGTTGTTAATGGACAGAAGATGTGGATCACCAATGGTGGGAAAGCTAACTG GTACTTCCTCCTGGCTCGCACTAACTCTGATCCGAAATGTCCAGCTGGCAAAGCCTTTACTGGCTTCATTGTGGATACTGACACTCCAGGAATTCAAATAGGAAGGAAG gAGATGAACATGGGCCAGAGGTGCTCAGACACCAGAGGCATCACCTTTGAGGATGTAAGAATACCGAAGGAGAATGTCCTGATTGCAGAGGGATCTGGCTTCAAAATTGCCATGGGTGCCTTCGACAACACTAGGCCACCA GTGGCAGCAGGAGCTACAGGCCTGGCACAGAGGGCACTTGAGGAAGCTACCAATTATGCCCTGGAGAGGAAGACCTTTGGCAAAGTTATTGCTGAG CATCAGGCTGTGTCTTTCCTCCTGGCTGAGATGGCAATGAAGGTGGAATTGGCCAGGATGGCGTACCAGAGGGCGGCCTGGGAAGTGGACCAGGGCCGTAAAAATACCTACTACGCCTCCATCGCCAAGGCATTCGCTGGAGACATCGCCAATCAGGTGGCTTCTGACGCTGTTCAGGTATTTGGAGGCAACGGCTTCAACAGTGAATACCCCGTAGAGAAGCTGATGAGAGATGCCAAGATCTACCAG ATCTACGAGGGCACAGCTCAAATCCAAAGACTCATCATTGCCCGAGAACACCTGGGAAGATACAAGAAATGA
- the rabggtb gene encoding geranylgeranyl transferase type-2 subunit beta codes for MGTQVKDVVIKPDAPSTLLLDKHADYIAAYGSKKDDYEYTLSEYLRMSGIYWGLTVMDLMGQLPRMNQQEIVDFIKACQHECGGISASIGHDPHLLYTLSAVQILCLYDNVDAIDVDKVVEYIKGLQQEDGSFAGDKWGEIDTRFSFCAVATLALLGKMDAINVDKAVEFILSCMNFDGGFGCRPGSESHAGQIYCCTGFLSLTGQLHQVNADLLGWWLCERQLPSGGLNGRPEKLPDVCYSWWVLASLKIIGRIHWIDKAKLRRFILACQDEETGGFADRPGDMVDPFHTLFGVAGLSLLGDEQIKPVNPVLCMPEDVLQRINLQPDLLS; via the exons ATG GGTACCCAAGTGAAAGATGTCGTCATTAAGCCTGACGCTCCCAGCACACTGCTGCTGGACAAACATGCAGACTACATCGCTGCCTACGGCTCCAAAAAGGATGACTAT GAGTACACGCTGTCAGAGTACCTGAGGATGAGCGGCATCTACTGGGGGCTGACTGTGATGGACCTGATGGGGCAGCTGCCCCGGATGAACCAGCAAGAGATCGTAGACTTCATCAAAGCTTGTCAGCACGAGTGTGGCGGCATCAGCGCCAGCATCGGACACGACCCTCACCTACTCTATACCCTCAGCGCCGTCCAG ATCCTGTGCTTGTATGATAATGTGGATGCGATTGATGTGGACAAAGTGGTGGAATACATCAAAGGGCTGCAGCAGGAAGACGGCTCATTTGCAGGGGACAAATGGG GAGAAATAGACACAAGATTTTCCTTCTGTGCTGTTGCTACACTTGCATTACTA GGCAAGATGGACGCAATAAATGTGGACAAAGCTGTTGAGTTCATCTTGTCCTGTATGAACTTTGACGGAGGTTTTGGGTGTAGACCTGGTTCAGAGTCTCATGCTGGTCAG aTTTACTgctgcactggcttcctgtcgCTCACCGGTCAGCTGCACCAGGTGAACGCTGACCTGCTGGGCTGGTGGCTCTGCGAGAGGCAGCTGCCATCCGGAGGCCTCAATGGACGACCGGAGAAG CTTCCAGATGTGTGCTACTCGTGGTGGGTTTTGGCGTCGCTGAAAATCATCGGCAGGATCCACTGGATCGACAAGGCCAAGCTCCGAAGGTTTATTCTGGCCTGTCAAGACGAGGAGACCGGAGGTTTTGCTGATAGACCAGGAGACATG GTGGATCCTTTCCACACTCTGTTCGGAGTTGCAGGTCTCTCCCTTCTCGGAGACGAACAGATCAAGCCCGTGAATCCGGTTCTGTGCATGCCTGAGGATGTCCTACAGAGGATTAACTTGCAGCCTGACCTGCTCAGCTAG